In Sphingobacterium sp. lm-10, one DNA window encodes the following:
- a CDS encoding PQQ-dependent sugar dehydrogenase codes for MKIAVAAAYGLLLSASIYGCNSSNTSSGGDQQVTDSTDVVHEYGEAIVPQEPFATEPTNKFATIVGWKDGETPKAPAGYKVVKFADGLNSPRNIYVAKNGDIFVAQSRTEEDGQSDEYVKARNIFRSPSPDEILVFKDNNGDGTADDKKVFLSGLKQPYGMLILGDHFYVGNTDALMRYPYSSQKGTLSSQKGEKLVTLPAGGYNNHWTRNLITNKAGNKIFISVGSGSDVGENGMEHEVRRAVILEVNPDGSGERTYGSGLRNAVGMDMEPQTNMLWTAVNERDELGDELVPDYITSVQAEKFYGWPYYYWGMHIEPRWKDRMPKNLPESQTPDYAVGAHTASLGFAFNKAPGFETGAFIGQHGSWNRSEFVGYKVAFVPFANGEPNGPVQDFLTGFIANKDKKEVRGRPCGIAFTKNYMLVADDAANVIWAIIPEKTN; via the coding sequence ATGAAAATTGCCGTAGCTGCTGCTTACGGATTATTACTATCGGCCAGTATCTATGGCTGTAATTCCAGTAACACCTCTTCCGGAGGTGATCAACAGGTGACGGATTCCACTGATGTAGTACATGAATATGGCGAGGCTATTGTGCCTCAGGAGCCTTTCGCCACCGAACCAACAAATAAATTCGCCACGATCGTTGGATGGAAAGATGGCGAGACCCCGAAAGCGCCGGCTGGTTATAAAGTCGTTAAGTTTGCGGATGGACTTAACAGCCCCAGAAATATCTATGTAGCCAAGAACGGTGATATCTTTGTGGCGCAATCTCGTACCGAAGAAGATGGTCAAAGCGATGAGTATGTCAAAGCACGCAACATCTTTAGAAGCCCCAGCCCCGACGAAATTCTCGTCTTTAAAGATAATAACGGAGACGGCACAGCGGATGACAAGAAAGTTTTCCTGAGTGGTTTGAAGCAACCTTACGGTATGCTTATTCTTGGTGATCATTTTTATGTTGGTAATACAGACGCATTGATGCGATACCCGTATAGTAGCCAAAAGGGCACGCTTTCTTCCCAGAAAGGAGAGAAGTTAGTGACCTTGCCCGCTGGCGGCTACAACAATCACTGGACACGTAATCTGATCACGAACAAAGCGGGTAATAAAATTTTTATTTCGGTAGGTTCCGGGAGTGATGTGGGCGAGAATGGTATGGAGCATGAGGTTCGTCGTGCTGTGATTCTTGAAGTCAACCCAGACGGTTCGGGTGAAAGAACGTATGGATCGGGTTTGCGAAATGCTGTAGGTATGGATATGGAACCACAGACTAATATGTTGTGGACTGCTGTAAACGAACGCGACGAATTAGGAGATGAGCTGGTGCCCGATTACATTACTTCGGTACAGGCAGAGAAATTCTATGGATGGCCCTATTATTATTGGGGGATGCACATAGAACCACGTTGGAAAGACCGCATGCCGAAAAACTTGCCAGAATCACAGACCCCTGATTATGCCGTTGGTGCGCATACGGCATCGCTGGGATTCGCGTTTAATAAAGCGCCTGGCTTTGAGACTGGAGCATTTATCGGACAGCATGGGTCGTGGAATCGTTCTGAATTCGTAGGGTATAAAGTGGCTTTTGTTCCATTCGCAAATGGCGAACCAAATGGTCCGGTTCAGGATTTCCTAACAGGCTTTATTGCCAATAAGGATAAGAAAGAAGTTAGAGGAAGACCTTGTGGTATCGCGTTTACTAAAAACTATATGTTAGTAGCGGATGATGCGGCCAATGTTATCTGGGCTATCATTCCAGAGAAAACAAACTAA
- a CDS encoding SGNH/GDSL hydrolase family protein, which yields MKKISNNYIIALASLFSVASCAPTFDDVEVRTSTADFSKYIAIGNSLTAGFADGGLYLEGQRVAFPNLISAQMQQIGGASGFTSPFFREDQANGSGYIRLTSLEGGNPVTAPVTNNLAIRGQSPVTGGPLYTKYEGAEYHNYGVPGMRLDLAFAPGFGSVAGNPYFERLLEGNDVQTTYFGFTSNRQHTFFSFWLGNNDVLGYAMNGAVAAGPTTTLTAVPTFTGAYNNYIDALTTNNRKGIVATIPDVTSIPFFTTVTYAAILAGVQAQAPTVQNIFITTKTGVRPATSEDYFFLTFPRERLGQPLTAPFGLHPASPIPDNMVLDRDEVVQVRERVNQYNAVIRRMAETKDLALVDMHDFLNQVRDGFIYNSIPISSLFIRGNAFSLDGVHLTPLGNAIVANTFIEAINSKYNSSIPRIDVTQYSGVRMPN from the coding sequence ATGAAAAAGATTTCTAACAACTATATCATCGCGCTGGCCTCGCTCTTTTCGGTAGCTTCCTGCGCGCCAACTTTCGATGACGTTGAAGTACGCACTTCCACGGCCGATTTCAGCAAATACATTGCTATTGGAAACTCCTTAACTGCTGGTTTTGCAGACGGTGGGCTCTATCTGGAAGGCCAACGTGTAGCCTTCCCAAACCTGATCTCTGCACAGATGCAGCAGATTGGTGGAGCATCAGGTTTTACCTCGCCTTTCTTTAGAGAAGATCAGGCCAATGGATCAGGTTATATCCGCCTGACTAGTTTGGAAGGAGGGAATCCTGTAACCGCTCCAGTCACAAATAATTTAGCCATTCGCGGACAAAGTCCTGTTACGGGTGGGCCATTATACACGAAATACGAAGGAGCAGAATATCATAATTATGGCGTGCCCGGTATGCGCTTAGACTTAGCGTTTGCACCAGGCTTTGGCTCTGTCGCAGGCAACCCCTACTTTGAACGCCTGCTTGAAGGTAATGATGTACAAACTACTTACTTCGGATTTACATCTAACAGACAACATACCTTCTTTTCCTTTTGGTTGGGGAATAACGATGTACTTGGCTACGCCATGAATGGCGCTGTCGCTGCCGGTCCCACGACGACGTTAACAGCTGTACCAACTTTTACGGGAGCATATAACAACTATATCGATGCCCTAACAACCAACAACCGAAAGGGTATTGTGGCGACCATTCCGGATGTAACCAGTATTCCTTTCTTTACTACCGTTACCTACGCCGCCATCTTGGCTGGGGTACAGGCGCAAGCCCCAACGGTACAAAATATATTCATTACCACAAAAACGGGAGTAAGACCAGCTACTTCTGAAGATTATTTTTTCTTGACATTCCCTCGGGAAAGATTGGGACAACCGCTGACCGCACCTTTCGGGCTACACCCTGCTTCTCCTATTCCCGACAATATGGTACTGGACCGTGATGAAGTGGTACAAGTAAGAGAAAGAGTAAACCAATACAATGCCGTAATCAGGCGAATGGCAGAAACCAAAGACTTAGCCTTGGTAGATATGCATGATTTCTTAAATCAAGTAAGAGATGGTTTCATATACAACAGTATTCCGATTAGTTCTCTATTCATTCGTGGTAATGCCTTTTCGCTAGACGGAGTACACCTTACTCCACTAGGAAACGCGATCGTAGCGAACACATTTATTGAAGCAATCAATAGCAAATACAATAGTTCTATCCCTAGGATAGATGTTACACAGTATTCTGGCGTACGCATGCCAAACTAG
- a CDS encoding OsmC family protein, whose product MKVTLQRENDAMHFAGSSTTSDVKVHIDGSPEIGGEGLGVRPMELVLFALGSCSVFDLSVILKKQRQEIEDIQVQVEGKRRDEVPTIFTNIHIEFLLKGQVDADKAAKAAELAVKKYCSVHDMLAAGGVDITYSIKIN is encoded by the coding sequence ATGAAAGTAACATTACAACGCGAAAATGACGCCATGCACTTTGCTGGCAGCAGTACCACGTCTGACGTGAAAGTACACATAGATGGCTCTCCTGAGATTGGAGGAGAAGGTTTGGGCGTTCGCCCGATGGAGTTGGTTTTATTTGCACTAGGTTCCTGCAGCGTCTTTGACCTATCCGTCATCTTGAAGAAACAACGTCAGGAGATTGAAGATATTCAGGTGCAGGTCGAAGGAAAACGTAGAGATGAGGTCCCCACTATTTTCACTAACATTCATATAGAATTTTTATTAAAGGGCCAGGTTGACGCAGATAAAGCAGCGAAGGCAGCAGAGTTAGCCGTCAAAAAATACTGTTCAGTACATGATATGCTTGCTGCTGGCGGCGTAGATATTACCTACAGCATCAAGATTAATTAG